A DNA window from Meiothermus cerbereus DSM 11376 contains the following coding sequences:
- a CDS encoding aspartate-semialdehyde dehydrogenase, with amino-acid sequence MRIGIVGATGAVGKELLNVLEKRNFPVSELRLYASARSAGRSLLFRGKEIPVEVLPETPLPVDVVLASAGGGISKRYAPIWAMQSVVIDNSSAFRYEPDVPLIVPEINAHAMRHHKNIIANPNCTTAILLMALYPLHKAFKARRVIVSTYQSASGAGASGMEELLHGTKEFLAGHPVEHKTFAYPLPFNVIPQIDAFQENGYTKEEMKVLWETQKIMEDPQIRVSCTAVRVPTLRVHSEAVTVEFEHPVSPEAAREVLRVAPGVDLVDDPIGRRYPMPLTATGKFNVEVGRIRKSLAFDNGLDFFVAGDQLLKGAALNAVQIAELLQKPITT; translated from the coding sequence ATGAGAATTGGGATTGTAGGGGCTACCGGAGCGGTTGGAAAAGAGTTGTTGAATGTGCTGGAGAAGCGCAACTTCCCGGTTTCGGAGTTGCGGCTCTATGCCTCGGCGCGCTCTGCTGGTCGAAGCCTGCTCTTTCGGGGGAAGGAAATCCCTGTGGAAGTCCTGCCCGAGACCCCCTTGCCGGTAGATGTGGTGCTGGCGAGTGCGGGGGGGGGCATCTCCAAACGCTACGCTCCTATCTGGGCTATGCAATCGGTGGTGATAGATAACTCTTCAGCATTCCGCTACGAACCAGACGTACCGCTGATTGTGCCCGAGATTAACGCACATGCCATGCGCCACCACAAGAACATTATTGCCAACCCCAACTGCACCACGGCCATCCTGCTGATGGCCCTTTATCCGCTACACAAAGCCTTCAAGGCCAGGCGGGTGATCGTGAGCACCTACCAAAGCGCCTCAGGGGCTGGCGCAAGCGGAATGGAGGAGCTGCTTCATGGCACCAAGGAGTTTCTGGCAGGGCATCCAGTTGAACACAAAACCTTTGCCTACCCGTTGCCCTTCAACGTGATCCCACAAATAGATGCCTTCCAGGAAAACGGCTATACCAAAGAAGAAATGAAGGTTTTGTGGGAAACCCAAAAGATAATGGAAGATCCGCAGATCAGGGTCTCCTGCACGGCAGTAAGGGTTCCTACCTTGCGGGTTCATTCCGAGGCCGTAACGGTTGAATTTGAGCATCCGGTCAGTCCTGAAGCCGCTCGAGAGGTGTTGCGTGTGGCCCCTGGGGTAGATCTGGTCGATGATCCGATCGGCAGGCGCTATCCCATGCCACTTACCGCGACGGGCAAGTTCAACGTAGAGGTGGGGCGGATCCGCAAAAGCCTGGCTTTTGATAACGGGCTGGATTTCTTTGTGGCGGGTGACCAGTTGCTCAAAGGGGCTGCTTTAAATGCGGTGCAAATTGCGGAGTTGCTACAAAAGCCGATAACAACCTGA
- the glpX gene encoding class II fructose-bisphosphatase, which translates to MDIERLLVLEVARVTEQAALAASRLAGMGKKDEVDAVGTDAMRRVLSELPIVGRVVIGEGEMDEAPMLYIGEVLGRGGPEVDIAVDPVEGTNITAKGLPNAITVIAISEKGGLVGAPDMYMQKLVVGPPAAGKVSLDFPVEANLRIVADALQRKVEDLVVVILDRPRHEQLIREVREAGARVKLITDGDVVAAVSVAIRGTGAHVMMGSGGAPEGVLAAAALKCMGGEIQGRFLPSNEAELQRLHAMGVDEKKVYHTNDLAPGRQIVFAATGITHGELLEGVRYFGGGARTHSIVMGYQTKVVRFIDAIHLFESGARVNIRV; encoded by the coding sequence ATGGATATTGAGCGCTTGCTGGTGCTCGAGGTCGCCCGTGTTACTGAACAGGCCGCGCTAGCAGCCAGCCGATTAGCTGGAATGGGTAAAAAAGACGAAGTAGACGCTGTTGGAACCGACGCTATGCGTCGGGTACTCTCTGAGCTACCCATCGTTGGTCGGGTAGTGATTGGGGAGGGGGAAATGGACGAGGCCCCCATGCTCTACATTGGAGAGGTTCTCGGCCGTGGGGGCCCCGAGGTGGATATCGCAGTAGACCCTGTAGAAGGCACTAACATTACTGCCAAAGGGCTCCCCAACGCCATCACGGTCATCGCTATTAGCGAAAAGGGTGGCCTGGTGGGCGCGCCCGATATGTACATGCAAAAACTGGTGGTGGGCCCTCCGGCCGCCGGCAAGGTGAGCCTGGATTTTCCGGTTGAGGCCAACCTGCGCATCGTTGCCGATGCCCTCCAGCGCAAAGTAGAAGACCTGGTAGTGGTCATCCTGGATCGCCCGCGACATGAGCAGCTTATCCGCGAGGTACGCGAAGCTGGCGCAAGGGTCAAGCTCATCACCGACGGCGACGTGGTAGCTGCCGTGTCGGTTGCCATTCGAGGAACCGGCGCTCACGTGATGATGGGCAGCGGTGGCGCACCCGAAGGGGTGCTGGCTGCGGCCGCTCTGAAGTGCATGGGCGGTGAAATTCAAGGCCGTTTTTTGCCCAGCAACGAGGCCGAACTTCAGCGGCTGCACGCGATGGGCGTAGACGAAAAGAAAGTCTACCACACCAATGACCTTGCCCCTGGCCGCCAAATTGTGTTTGCTGCCACCGGCATTACCCACGGGGAGTTGCTCGAGGGGGTACGCTACTTTGGTGGCGGAGCCCGCACCCACTCCATCGTGATGGGGTATCAGACCAAAGTAGTGCGCTTTATCGACGCAATACATTTGTTTGAAAGTGGCGCAAGAGTCAATATCCGCGTATAG
- the hisIE gene encoding bifunctional phosphoribosyl-AMP cyclohydrolase/phosphoribosyl-ATP diphosphatase HisIE: MDLANVRFDASSLVPVIVQDARTGQVLTLAYANLEALKQTLQTRQSTFFSRSRGELWVKGLTSGHTQEVLEVLLDCDQDAVLYKVIPHGPACHTGAESCFHQPLSGSNEPSLGEVLEKVYQTIEQRIATLPEGSYVAKMHQAGLDRILKKIGEEAGEVIIAAKNQSREELVWEASDLLFHLLFLLAEQGVSPTDLAHTLWGRHKP, translated from the coding sequence ATGGATCTCGCCAATGTTCGTTTTGATGCCAGCAGCCTGGTTCCAGTTATTGTGCAGGACGCACGCACGGGACAGGTATTAACCCTGGCCTACGCCAACCTCGAGGCCCTAAAGCAGACCCTACAAACCCGCCAGAGCACTTTTTTTAGCCGCAGCCGGGGTGAGCTTTGGGTCAAGGGCCTGACCTCGGGCCATACCCAGGAGGTGCTCGAGGTGCTACTAGACTGCGACCAGGACGCTGTGCTGTACAAAGTCATCCCACATGGCCCAGCCTGCCACACCGGGGCCGAGAGCTGCTTTCATCAGCCTCTATCCGGTTCTAACGAGCCCTCGTTGGGTGAAGTGTTGGAAAAGGTTTATCAGACCATCGAACAGCGGATTGCTACGCTGCCGGAAGGCTCTTACGTGGCCAAGATGCACCAGGCTGGCCTGGATCGAATACTCAAGAAAATTGGTGAGGAAGCGGGCGAGGTCATCATTGCTGCTAAAAACCAAAGCCGCGAGGAGCTGGTTTGGGAGGCTTCGGATCTACTGTTTCATTTGTTGTTTCTGTTGGCCGAACAAGGTGTTAGCCCTACTGACCTGGCCCATACCCTGTGGGGAAGACACAAACCTTAG
- the hisF gene encoding imidazole glycerol phosphate synthase subunit HisF, whose translation MLAKRIIPCLDVHQGRVVKGINFVNLRDAGDPVEAAKAYNLAGADELVFLDISATHEERGILLEIATQVAEQVFIPFTVGGGVRSLEDARALLLAGADKVSVNSAAVKRPELIQELSDHFGNQAVVLAIDARRRGASWEVYVAGGRTPTGLDALKWAEQGAALGAGEILLTSMDADGTKAGFEVALCRAVSQVVGIPVIASGGAGSMEHFAEVLQDGVADAALAASVFHFGEIPIPELKSYLAQQGIPVRIESPLPWA comes from the coding sequence GTGTTGGCTAAACGCATCATCCCCTGTCTCGATGTCCACCAGGGGCGGGTGGTCAAGGGTATTAACTTTGTAAACCTGCGTGATGCGGGTGACCCCGTAGAGGCGGCCAAAGCCTACAACCTGGCCGGGGCCGATGAACTGGTTTTTCTAGACATCAGCGCCACCCACGAAGAGCGGGGCATCCTGCTGGAGATTGCCACCCAGGTGGCCGAGCAGGTATTTATTCCCTTTACGGTAGGCGGGGGTGTGCGCAGCCTCGAGGACGCCCGGGCCTTGCTGCTGGCCGGAGCCGATAAAGTGTCAGTCAATTCGGCGGCCGTCAAGCGGCCTGAGCTAATCCAGGAGCTTTCCGATCACTTTGGCAACCAGGCCGTGGTGCTGGCCATTGATGCCCGGCGAAGAGGGGCCTCCTGGGAAGTGTATGTGGCTGGAGGCCGCACGCCCACGGGACTCGATGCGCTGAAGTGGGCCGAGCAGGGGGCAGCTCTGGGCGCAGGCGAAATCTTGCTTACCAGCATGGACGCCGACGGAACCAAAGCGGGGTTCGAAGTGGCTTTGTGCCGGGCGGTCTCGCAGGTGGTGGGAATTCCGGTGATTGCCTCGGGCGGGGCGGGTAGCATGGAACACTTTGCAGAAGTTTTGCAGGATGGCGTTGCCGATGCAGCCCTAGCCGCCAGCGTTTTTCACTTTGGCGAGATTCCCATTCCAGAACTCAAGTCCTATCTGGCACAACAAGGCATCCCCGTGCGCATTGAATCTCCCCTGCCCTGGGCATGA
- a CDS encoding RsmD family RNA methyltransferase → MARIEIEKVVVGGMGLARTPQGTALVRGGLPGEVVEAELTARKNHLEGWVTQVLKPHPARYQGPLPPSADLPLEYQAQLPIKQIFVQESLERIAKLNFEVAPIAPSPSYGQPGLYYRTAAQYALHPLGGLAYRLPQSNELARILHDPLIATPLQPAFELLSNWPLANLEEVVLRGSIYEQKVQVGFIGGTARYFKKTAQALVQEGIAGVVWGESSPKGRFRGQVRHLAGATHLLEDFGGVLSTVNVQSFAQVNPKAAGLMFQEAASVVEPGHKAVELYAGSGVLSLHLAPLFSEMVAIEINRSAVRRGEADRDRLGVQNLVFKQDDARVLARHLPADLVMVDPPRSGLAPEVLASLLQEKPRQILYIACDPATWARDLGRLVQGGYRLRFVRPYDFYPFTHHIEVLSLLSRE, encoded by the coding sequence GTGGCACGGATTGAAATTGAAAAAGTGGTTGTGGGTGGAATGGGTCTTGCACGAACCCCTCAAGGAACTGCCCTGGTGCGTGGAGGACTGCCCGGCGAAGTGGTTGAAGCAGAGCTCACAGCCCGTAAGAACCACCTCGAGGGTTGGGTTACCCAGGTCTTAAAACCCCACCCTGCGCGCTACCAGGGGCCCCTGCCGCCCTCCGCCGACCTACCCCTGGAATACCAGGCCCAGCTGCCGATCAAGCAGATCTTTGTGCAGGAGTCGCTTGAGCGCATCGCCAAGCTAAACTTCGAGGTGGCCCCCATAGCGCCCTCCCCCAGCTATGGCCAGCCTGGCCTCTACTACCGCACCGCAGCCCAGTATGCCCTGCACCCCCTGGGCGGCCTGGCCTACCGCCTGCCCCAGAGCAACGAACTGGCGCGCATCCTGCACGACCCCCTCATCGCCACACCACTTCAGCCAGCCTTCGAACTCCTCAGCAACTGGCCGCTCGCCAACCTCGAGGAGGTGGTGCTCAGGGGCTCAATCTACGAGCAAAAGGTGCAGGTGGGGTTCATTGGGGGGACCGCCCGGTATTTCAAAAAAACCGCCCAGGCCCTGGTGCAAGAGGGCATTGCCGGCGTGGTCTGGGGTGAGTCTAGCCCCAAGGGCCGCTTCCGGGGCCAGGTTCGACACCTGGCCGGGGCCACCCATCTGCTCGAGGACTTTGGCGGCGTGCTCTCTACGGTCAATGTGCAGAGCTTCGCACAGGTCAACCCCAAAGCCGCCGGACTGATGTTTCAGGAGGCCGCTTCAGTGGTGGAGCCAGGGCACAAAGCCGTGGAGCTTTATGCCGGCAGCGGCGTATTGAGCCTGCACCTGGCCCCACTTTTTAGCGAGATGGTGGCCATTGAGATCAACCGCAGTGCGGTCAGGCGGGGGGAGGCCGATCGGGACAGGCTGGGGGTGCAGAACCTGGTTTTCAAGCAGGACGACGCCAGGGTTCTCGCCAGGCACCTGCCCGCCGATCTGGTGATGGTAGACCCGCCCCGTTCGGGCCTGGCACCCGAAGTGCTGGCCAGCCTGCTGCAAGAAAAGCCCCGGCAAATCCTGTACATTGCCTGCGACCCGGCCACCTGGGCTCGAGACCTCGGTCGGCTTGTGCAGGGGGGGTACCGCCTGCGCTTTGTACGCCCCTACGACTTTTACCCCTTTACCCACCATATCGAAGTGCTGAGCCTTCTGTCACGCGAATAA
- a CDS encoding TAXI family TRAP transporter solute-binding subunit produces MKKMPLLLAALALAGSALAQTFVTIGSGGTTGVYFPVATGIAKLVNDANIGVRANARSTGGSVFNINAIASGELQMGLAQNDIAYYAYNGTGIPAFDGKPVKNIRAVGILYPEVVHVVARAGAGINTISDLKGKRVVIGDVGSGTEQNARQVLEAYGLGLGDLREAIRVNPNNALALMQDGRADAFFFTGGLGAAVVSQAAQTIRIQLVEVEYRRVQELAKKYPFYRAFNIDGGIYRGVDVTTPSVAVLSMWLAAESLSADVVYNMMKATFDNPEFKSIHPNLQRFFNVNSAARNLPIPLHPGAERYYREKRIIR; encoded by the coding sequence ATGAAAAAGATGCCGTTGCTATTGGCTGCGCTTGCACTAGCAGGCTCCGCCCTTGCTCAAACTTTTGTGACCATCGGTTCGGGTGGCACCACCGGGGTTTATTTCCCCGTCGCTACCGGCATTGCCAAGCTGGTGAACGACGCCAACATTGGGGTGCGGGCCAACGCCCGCTCCACCGGCGGGTCGGTCTTCAATATCAACGCCATTGCCTCGGGCGAGCTTCAGATGGGCCTGGCCCAAAACGACATTGCCTATTATGCCTACAACGGTACGGGCATTCCCGCCTTCGACGGCAAGCCGGTGAAGAACATCCGGGCGGTGGGCATCCTCTACCCCGAAGTGGTGCATGTGGTGGCCCGTGCTGGGGCTGGCATCAACACCATTTCCGACCTCAAGGGCAAGCGGGTGGTGATTGGCGATGTGGGTTCCGGAACCGAACAAAACGCACGCCAGGTGCTCGAGGCCTACGGACTGGGCCTTGGCGACCTGCGCGAGGCCATCCGGGTCAACCCCAACAACGCCTTAGCCCTCATGCAGGATGGTCGGGCCGATGCCTTCTTTTTTACCGGGGGCCTGGGGGCGGCGGTGGTGAGCCAGGCGGCCCAAACCATCCGCATCCAGTTGGTTGAAGTAGAGTACCGCCGGGTGCAGGAGCTGGCCAAGAAGTACCCCTTCTACCGAGCTTTCAACATCGACGGCGGGATTTATCGGGGCGTGGATGTAACCACCCCTTCAGTGGCGGTGCTTTCGATGTGGCTCGCTGCTGAGAGCTTAAGCGCTGATGTGGTTTACAACATGATGAAGGCAACCTTCGATAACCCCGAGTTTAAGTCCATCCACCCCAACCTGCAGCGTTTCTTCAACGTCAACTCGGCGGCCCGCAACCTTCCGATTCCGCTGCATCCCGGTGCTGAGCGCTACTATCGCGAAAAGCGCATCATACGCTAG
- a CDS encoding TRAP transporter permease → MHKDKPEAKATDLVEEVELGGRKPSDWSRWLILGLAVGWSVFQVWATWIGSLDQLFFRAAHLAFAFALVFLVYPFNRRSRRDRIPLFDWVLGITATLSAGYVMWQYKEMIEIRGGLANQTDLIVGSVTILMLLLAGWRALGPAMPIISLVFMLFALTGPQGMFQWQLPGALGQLHAGVQWRSLVSQLFMNASDSIWGTPIGVAARTVFVFVLFGAILERAGAGKWFTDLAFSLLGGVRGGPAKASIVSSALTGVVSGSSISNVVTSGTFTIPAMRRAGYSAEKAGAVEVAASSNGQLMPPVMGAAAFIMADFLGVPYSALVLMAIVPALLAYTTLFILVDLEAVKLGLKGLPRAELPRFWPTLRAGLHYVFPLAYLLYALLIIELSPERAALNTIFLMIGVALLQELYLATRSGRGIGSGLRSFAQIVIEGFANGARNMVGIAIATALAGIIIAVVLITNIGFGLTDLLQTISGGNLLVALLLAQLISLVLGMGLPTTANYVVMASLVVPVITKIASQSGIDYGTLTFSGQEVPILKIVAHMFAFYFGIMADSTPPVALAAYAASAIAKGDPFKTGVQGFIYELRTALLAYMVFFNPGLLLIGVGGALEGGRIIGTALVGLTAFSAATLGYLLGNANWLQRLLYLAAAFLLMPNNPNSEIIGLGVMALTLGWQWWIRRAIA, encoded by the coding sequence ATGCATAAAGATAAGCCGGAGGCTAAAGCGACAGATCTGGTTGAAGAGGTAGAGCTGGGGGGTCGAAAACCCAGCGACTGGTCACGCTGGCTCATTCTGGGGCTGGCGGTAGGGTGGAGCGTGTTTCAGGTCTGGGCTACCTGGATAGGTTCGCTGGATCAGCTGTTTTTCCGGGCAGCCCACCTGGCCTTTGCTTTTGCCCTGGTATTTTTGGTATACCCCTTTAATCGCCGCAGCCGCCGCGACCGGATTCCGCTGTTCGACTGGGTTCTGGGAATTACCGCAACCCTCTCGGCGGGCTATGTAATGTGGCAGTACAAAGAGATGATCGAGATCCGGGGTGGGCTGGCCAACCAGACCGACCTGATTGTTGGTAGCGTGACCATTTTGATGCTGCTGCTGGCCGGTTGGCGCGCTTTGGGGCCAGCCATGCCCATCATCTCCCTGGTGTTTATGCTGTTTGCCCTCACCGGGCCACAGGGCATGTTTCAGTGGCAGCTGCCAGGGGCCCTGGGCCAGCTGCACGCCGGGGTGCAGTGGCGCTCCCTGGTCAGCCAGCTGTTCATGAACGCTTCGGATAGCATCTGGGGAACCCCCATTGGGGTAGCGGCCCGCACGGTATTTGTGTTCGTGCTGTTTGGGGCCATCCTCGAGCGGGCCGGGGCGGGAAAATGGTTCACCGACCTGGCCTTTAGCCTGTTGGGGGGGGTGCGTGGGGGGCCGGCCAAGGCTTCCATCGTTTCCTCGGCGCTCACCGGGGTGGTCTCGGGCTCCTCGATTTCCAACGTGGTTACTAGTGGAACCTTTACCATTCCGGCCATGCGCCGGGCAGGCTATTCTGCCGAGAAGGCGGGCGCAGTCGAGGTGGCGGCCAGCTCCAATGGGCAGTTGATGCCCCCGGTGATGGGGGCGGCGGCCTTTATCATGGCCGATTTTTTGGGGGTACCCTACTCGGCCCTGGTTTTGATGGCCATCGTGCCCGCATTGCTGGCTTATACCACCCTGTTTATTCTGGTAGACCTCGAGGCCGTCAAACTTGGCCTGAAGGGGTTGCCCAGGGCCGAGCTGCCCAGGTTCTGGCCCACCTTGCGGGCCGGTTTGCACTATGTATTTCCCCTGGCCTACCTGCTGTATGCCCTGCTCATCATCGAGCTATCACCCGAACGGGCAGCCCTCAATACCATTTTTCTGATGATTGGGGTTGCACTGCTGCAAGAGCTTTACCTTGCTACACGCTCGGGGCGGGGGATAGGCAGCGGATTGCGCTCGTTTGCCCAGATTGTAATCGAGGGTTTTGCCAATGGGGCCCGCAACATGGTGGGTATTGCCATTGCAACCGCTTTGGCTGGCATCATTATTGCGGTAGTGCTGATCACCAACATTGGCTTTGGCCTTACCGACCTGCTCCAGACCATTTCTGGAGGCAACTTATTGGTTGCCCTGTTGCTGGCACAGCTGATCAGCCTGGTTTTGGGAATGGGCCTCCCCACCACCGCCAATTATGTGGTGATGGCCAGCCTGGTGGTGCCGGTGATTACCAAGATTGCCTCACAAAGCGGTATAGACTACGGCACGCTCACCTTTTCGGGCCAGGAAGTGCCCATTTTGAAAATTGTGGCCCATATGTTTGCCTTTTACTTTGGCATTATGGCCGACTCCACCCCGCCCGTGGCGCTGGCGGCCTATGCGGCTTCGGCCATTGCCAAAGGCGACCCTTTCAAGACGGGTGTCCAGGGCTTTATCTACGAATTGCGAACGGCCTTGCTGGCCTACATGGTCTTCTTCAACCCCGGCCTGCTCTTGATTGGGGTGGGTGGTGCGCTCGAGGGCGGGCGCATCATCGGGACGGCCCTGGTAGGCCTTACGGCCTTCTCGGCGGCCACACTGGGGTACTTGCTGGGCAACGCCAACTGGCTTCAGCGCTTGCTCTATCTGGCTGCAGCCTTCCTGCTAATGCCCAACAACCCCAACAGCGAAATCATTGGGCTTGGGGTGATGGCCTTAACCCTGGGCTGGCAGTGGTGGATCCGTCGTGCGATTGCCTGA
- a CDS encoding patatin-like phospholipase family protein produces MNGIVLALGGGGVRGSAHTALLDVLTEANIPIAGLAGSSAGALAAALYAFGISVHHSELSEWLKEPELERLQKNGALHQVSRLVDFVRRPYLAEGIKIRQGYSALFGKRRIEESPIPLVIQACDFNTGELIMLRAGPVAEALAASSAVPSIFPPVQWHGRLLVDGDVAEKVPVTAAKALQAGPVVAVDISNRTVPSEPKSALEAALQAGEASRRRLLSMALSQADLVIALEADPPIETFDYTKAQLAYELGRKRAEEALPKIRQLLAKPAPASKPWWSRFIQPKPQVSKGSPISHQSQSQKQRHS; encoded by the coding sequence ATGAATGGCATCGTGCTGGCACTGGGAGGTGGTGGTGTACGGGGCAGCGCACACACAGCACTGCTCGATGTGCTAACCGAGGCCAACATTCCTATTGCCGGGCTGGCCGGCAGTTCTGCTGGTGCGCTGGCAGCTGCTTTATACGCCTTTGGTATTTCCGTGCACCACAGTGAGCTGAGTGAGTGGCTCAAAGAGCCCGAGCTCGAGCGCCTGCAAAAAAATGGTGCCCTGCACCAGGTAAGCCGTCTGGTCGATTTTGTGCGGCGGCCCTACCTGGCCGAAGGCATCAAGATTCGCCAGGGCTACAGTGCTTTGTTTGGCAAGCGCCGCATCGAAGAGAGCCCGATTCCCCTGGTGATCCAGGCCTGCGACTTCAACACCGGAGAGCTCATTATGCTGCGGGCTGGGCCTGTTGCCGAGGCCCTGGCTGCCAGCAGCGCAGTACCCAGCATTTTCCCTCCGGTACAGTGGCACGGAAGGCTTTTGGTAGATGGTGATGTGGCCGAAAAAGTACCGGTTACCGCTGCCAAAGCCCTGCAAGCGGGGCCAGTGGTGGCCGTGGACATATCCAATCGGACGGTGCCCAGCGAGCCCAAAAGCGCACTGGAAGCGGCCCTCCAGGCGGGTGAGGCTTCGCGCCGCCGACTCTTGAGCATGGCGCTTTCTCAGGCCGACCTGGTGATTGCGCTGGAGGCCGACCCCCCCATCGAAACCTTCGATTACACCAAGGCCCAGCTGGCCTACGAACTGGGTCGAAAGCGGGCCGAAGAAGCCCTGCCCAAAATTAGACAATTGCTGGCAAAGCCCGCCCCTGCCAGCAAACCCTGGTGGTCACGCTTTATTCAGCCCAAACCACAGGTCTCCAAAGGCAGCCCCATATCCCACCAGTCCCAGAGCCAAAAACAACGCCACTCCTAA
- the trpC gene encoding indole-3-glycerol phosphate synthase TrpC, giving the protein MVPELAKVPGVLGQISRRRLYDVMGLEGRAWPKPVAPPSFSQALRLPGLSLIAEVKRKSPSQGEIALQLEAAEVARAYVAGGARAISVLTEPHYFAGSDQDLQEVRAAVEVPILRKDFTVHPVQIAESRALGASAVLLIVAALGRLTGSYLQLAQQEGLDALVEVHDETELELALSAGASIIGVNNRNLTDLSIDRSTAPRLGRLARAAGFRGLLVAESGYSDAAQLAELEGLFDAVLIGTSLARSNNWQMAAAQMNRP; this is encoded by the coding sequence ATGGTTCCAGAGCTAGCAAAAGTACCGGGTGTGTTGGGGCAGATTTCACGGCGGCGTCTTTATGATGTGATGGGGCTGGAGGGGCGGGCGTGGCCGAAGCCGGTGGCCCCGCCCTCGTTTAGCCAGGCTTTGCGTTTGCCCGGCCTATCGCTGATCGCCGAAGTCAAACGCAAGAGCCCCTCACAGGGCGAGATTGCCCTGCAGCTCGAGGCTGCCGAGGTAGCCCGGGCCTATGTGGCGGGTGGTGCTCGAGCCATCAGCGTGCTGACCGAACCGCACTACTTTGCCGGCTCGGATCAGGACCTGCAGGAGGTGCGCGCGGCAGTGGAGGTGCCCATTCTGCGAAAGGATTTCACCGTGCACCCGGTTCAGATTGCCGAGTCCAGGGCCCTGGGGGCCTCGGCGGTGCTGCTGATTGTGGCGGCGCTGGGACGCCTGACCGGGTCTTATCTGCAGCTGGCCCAGCAGGAGGGCCTGGACGCACTGGTGGAGGTGCACGACGAAACCGAGCTCGAGCTCGCCCTATCGGCGGGGGCCTCGATTATTGGCGTCAACAACCGCAACCTGACCGATTTGAGCATAGACCGCAGCACCGCGCCGCGCCTGGGGCGCCTGGCTCGTGCGGCGGGGTTCAGGGGGTTGCTGGTTGCGGAGTCGGGCTACAGCGATGCAGCGCAGCTGGCCGAGCTGGAGGGGCTTTTTGACGCCGTGCTGATAGGAACCAGCCTAGCCCGCAGCAACAACTGGCAGATGGCGGCGGCCCAGATGAACCGCCCATAA